A genomic stretch from Anas platyrhynchos isolate ZD024472 breed Pekin duck chromosome 39, IASCAAS_PekinDuck_T2T, whole genome shotgun sequence includes:
- the LOC140001208 gene encoding olfactory receptor 14C36-like, whose product MAYDRYVAICKPLHYGSVLGSRACAQMAAAAWGSGFLNAVLHTANTFSLPLCHGNTVDQFFCEIPQILKLSCSHAYLREVGALVFSVSLGCGCFVFIVLSYVLIFRAVLRMPSEQGRHKAFSTCLPHLAVVSLMVSTVTFAYLKPPSVFFPSVDLVVAFLYSVVPPALNPLIYSMRNKDLKYRKAAIGSLQAEENQLSQPVFMEKVPQPLYRVSGLF is encoded by the exons atggcctacgaccgctacgttgccatctgcaagcccctgcactatgggagcgtcctgggcagcagagcttgtgcccagatggcagcagctgcctggggcagtggctttctcaatgctgtcctgcacacagccaacacattttccctgcccctctgccatggcaatactgtggaccagttcttctgtgaaatcccccagatcctcaagctctcctgctcacatgcctacctcagggaagtcgGGGCTCTTgtatttagtgtttctttaggctgtggttgttttgttttcattgtgttgtCCTATGTACttatcttcagggcagtgctgaggatgccctctgagcagggccggcacaaagccttttccacttgcctccctcacctggccgtggtctccctgatGGTCAGCACTGTCacgtttgcctacctgaagcccccctctgTCTTCTTCCCATCCGTGGACCTCGTGGTggcatttctgtactcagtggtacCTCCAGCACttaaccccctcatctacagcatgagaaacaaggACCTAAA gtacagGAAGGCTGCTATAGggtctctccaggctgaagagaaccagctttctcagccagtCTTCATGGAAAAGGTGCCACAGCCTCTCTATCGTGTTTCTGGCCTCTTCTAG
- the LOC119714761 gene encoding olfactory receptor 14J1-like yields the protein MPNSSSVSEFLLLAFADTRELQLLHFALFLGIYLSALLGNGLILSAVACDHRLHTPMYFFLLNLAFLDLGCISTTLPKAMANALWDNRAISYQGCAAQVFLFVFLMSAEYSLLTVMAYDRYVAICKPLHYGSVLGSRACAQMAAAAWGSGFLNAVLQTANTFSLPLCQGNAVDQFFCEIPQILKLSCSDDYLREVGALVFSVSLAFVCFVFIVLSYVQIFRAVLRMPSEQGRHKAFSTCLPHLAVVSLFISTVMFAYLKPPSISSPSLDLVVSFLYSVLPPALNPLIYSMRNQELKATLKKLIIFT from the coding sequence atgcccaacagcagttcagtgagcgagttcctcctgctggcattcgcagacacacgcgagctgcagctcctgcactttgcgctcttcctgggcatctacctgtcTGCCCTCCTGGGTAACGGCCTCATCCTTAGCgctgtagcctgcgaccaccgcctccacactcccatgtacttcttcctcctcaacctcgctttccttgacctgggctgcatctccaccactctgcccaaagccatggccaatgccctctgggacaacagggccatctcctatcaaggatgtgctgctcaggtctttctctttgtatttttaatgtcagcagagtattcccttctcactgtcatggcctatgaccgctacgttgccatctgcaagcccctgcactacgggagcgtcctgggcagcagagcttgtgcccagatggcagcagctgcctggggcagtggctttctcaatgctgtcctgcaaacggccaacacattttcccttcccctctgccaaggcaatgctgtggaccagttcttctgtgaaatcccccagatcctcaagctctcctgctcagatgacTACCTTAGGGAAGTCGGGGCACTAgtttttagtgtttctttagcatttgtttgttttgttttcattgtgctgtcctacgtgcagatcttcagggcagtgctgaggatgccctctgagcagggccgacacaaagccttttccacgtgcctccctcacctggccgtggtctccctgtttatcagcactgtcatgtttgcctacctaaagcctccctccatctcctctccatccctggacctggtggtgtcatttctgtactcggtgctgcctccagcactgaaccccctcatctacagcatgaggaaccaggagctgaaagccACACTGAAGAAACTGATTATATTTACTTAG
- the LOC140001209 gene encoding olfactory receptor 14C36-like has translation MAYDRYIAICKPLHYGSLLGSRACAQMAAAAWGSGFLYSILHMATTFSLPLCHGNGVDQFFCEIPHILKLSCSHAYLREVGALVFSVSLVLGCFVFIVFSYMQIFRAVLRMPSEQSRHKAFSTCLPHLAVVSLFLSTGIFAYLRPPSISSPSLDLVVAVLYSVLPPAVNPLIYSMRNQELKHAGYIMNEFIPKRSSAP, from the exons atggcctacgaccgctacattgccatctgcaagcccctgcactatgggagcctcctgggcagcagagcttgtgcccagatggcagcagctgcctggggcagtggctttctgtaTAGTATCCTGCACATGGCCactacattttcccttcccctctgccacgGCAATggtgtggaccagttcttctgtgaaatcccccacatcctcaagctctcctgctcacatgcctacctcagggaagttggggcacttgtgtttagtgtttctttagtccttggttgttttgttttcattgttttctcctacatgcagatcttcagggcagtgctgaggatgccctctgagcagagcaggcacaaagccttttccacgtgcctccctcacctggccgtggtctccctgtttcttaGCACTGGTATATTTGCCTACCTGaggcccccctccatctcttccccatccctggacctggtggtggctGTTCTATACTCAgtgttgcctccagcagtgaatcccctcatttacagcatgaggaaccaggagctcaaacATGCA GGTTACATCATGAATGAGTTCATCCCCAAAAGATCCTCTGCCCCATGA